The DNA window GACCATCACCGCGTCGGAGGCGAGGATGATGCCATCGAGGGTCTCGTCGTCGGCGACCGCCTCGGCGCGCTCGACCTTGGCCACCAGGCCGATGTTGCGTCCGGCGTCGCCGAGCAGGTCGCGGGCGAGACGCATGTCATCGCCCGAGCGTGGGAACGAGACCGCGAGGTAGTCGACCTCGAGGGCCACTGCGGTCAGCATGTCCTCCTTGTCCTTCTCGGTCAGCGCCGAGGCGGAGAGGCCGCCGCCCTGCTTGTTGATTCCCTTGTTGTTGGAAAGCTTGCCGCCGACCTGGACCTTGCATTCGATCCGCGGCGGCGCCACCTTGATCACCTCGAACACCACCCGACCGTCATCGAGCAGCAGCACGTCTCCAGGGACGACGTCGTCGGCGAGCGCTTTGTAGTCGCAGCCGACCTGGTACTGGTCGCCCTCGTCACGACCGAGGGAGACGTCGATCACGAAGTTGGCGCCGTCTTCCAGCTCCACCGGGCCGTCTTTGAAGCGGGCGATGCGGATCTTCGGGCCCTGCAGGTCGCCGAGGATGGCGACGTTGCGGGCGTAGCGCTCCGCAGCGGCGCGTACCGCGTCGACCCGCTTGCGATGATCGTCCGCGCTGCCATGGGAGAAGTTGAGCCGGACCACGTCGACCCCCGCCTTGATCATCGCATCGAGCACGCCGGGTCGATCGCTGGCCGGACCGAGGGTGGCGACGATTTTCGTGCGGCGAATCGGTACATGTTGGGATTGCGACATCAAGTGGTCTCCTTGCGCATCTATGCGTCAGTCATGCGTCAGTGTAATTGTCCGTAATTTAACGGATTTGTGCGTGCCGGGCGACTCGACCAAAAGGGTGTGGCGGCGAATATGGTAGTTGGAATCCGTTCATTCTCTACTTTCGGCGCTGGGGCGTCACTGGTTTTCCGCGCTGCTTCGCGTGCGCAAAAGAGCAACTCGTGCTTCCTTTATTCAGCCGCACCGATCGAGCCGCAATGATCCTGCATACGGGTTCGCTCGAAGGGCGGCAGTTGGCGAAGCGTCCCAGGCTAGGTTAGGGTAGGCGCATTTTTCCCGGGCTGGTCGCGAACGACTTGAGCCCCGCCGCTGAACGCGGCGCAACGAGATGGAGCGCTATGGGTAAGTCACTGGTGATCGTCGAGTCGCCGGCCAAGGCCAAGACCATCAATAAATACCTCGGTAACGACTTCGTCGTGAAGTCGAGCGTCGGCCACATCCGCGACCTGCCCAGCGGTGGCAAGGGTGCGAGCGATCCGGCCGAGCGTGCGCGTCAGGCGGCCACCACCCGCAAGATGAGCGCGGAGGAGAAAGTCGAGTACCGGCGGCAGAAGTCGCGCGAGCAGCTGGTGCGGCGGATGGGGGTCGATCCCGAGCATGACTGGCGGGCGCATTACGAAGTGCTGCCGGGTAAGGAGAAAGTCGTCGAGGAGCTCAAGCGCCTGGCGGAGAAGGCCGACACCGTCTATCTCGCGACCGACTTGGACCGCGAAGGTGAGGCGATCGCCTGGCACCTGCGCGAGACCATCGGCGGCGATGAAACCCGCTACAAGCGGGTGGTGTTCAACGAGATCACCAAGAATGCGATTCGCCAGGCCTTCGAGGCGCCGGGCACGCTGCAGATGGACCGTGTCCAGGCGCAGCAGGCCCGGCGTTTCCTCGACCGGGTGGTCGGGTTCATGGTCTCGCCACTGCTGTGGGCGAAGGTCGCGCGCGGGCTCTCCGCGGGGCGAGTGCAGTCGGTGGCGGTACGGCTGATCGTCGATCGCGAGCGCGAGATTCGTGCCTTCGTCCCCGAAGAATACTGGGACGTGCACGCCGATCTGGCCGCGCCGACCGGTGAGGCCATCCGCTTCGAGCTGGCACGCAAGGACGGCGAGGCGTTTCGCCCGACCAGCGAAGCCGAGACGCTCGCCGCGATCGAAGGGCTGCGCAAGGCACGGCTTGCGATCACCAATCGCGAAGACAAACCGACTTCCAGCAAGCCGGGCGCGCCCTACATCACCTCGACGCTGCAGCAGGCGGCCAGCGGCCGGCTCGGCTTCTCGGTGAAAAAGACCATGACGCTGGCCCAGCGGCTTTATGAAGCGGGCTACATCACCTACATGCGTACCGATTCGACCAACCTGTCGAACGATGCGATCGAGATGGCGCGCGCCCACATCGAGGCGCAGTTCGGCGAGCGCTACCTGCCGGCGCAGCCCAACCGCTACGCCAGCAAGGACGGCGCCCAGGAGGCGCACGAAGCGATTCGCCCCACCGAGGTCAAGCGTTCGGCGGGGGCGCTCGAAGGCATGGAGCGTGACGCCGAGCGGCTCTACGAGCTGATCTGGCGCCAGTTCGTCGCTTGCCAGATGACCCCGGCGCAGTATCTCTCCAGCACCCTGAGCGTCGAGGTCGATGGTTTCGAGCTGCGCGCCAAGGGGCGGGTGCTCAAGTTCGACGGCTATACCCGGGTCTCGGTCCCGGCCGGACGCCAGGCCGAGGACCAGGCGCTGCCCGATCTCGATCCCGGCACGCCGCTGGAGCTGGTCCAGCTCGATCCCCAGCAGCACTTCACCAAGCCGAGCCCGCGCTACACTGAAGCGAGCCTGGTCAAGGAGCTCGAGAAGCGCGGCATCGGCCGGCCCTCGACCTATGCCTCGATCATTTCGACGATTCAGGAGCGCGGCTACGTGGTGCTCGAGAATCGGCGCTTCTATGCCGAGACCCTCGGTGAGATCGTCACCGACCGGCTGGTCGAGTCGTTCAACGACCTGCTCGACTACAGTTTCACCGCGCGGATGGAGGACGAACTCGATCGGGTGGCCGGCGGCGAGCGCCGTTGGATCGACCTGCTCGATAGTTTCTACGCCGACTTCAAAGGCCAGCTCGACCACGCCGAGGGCGAGGATGGGATGCGGCCCAACCTGCCGATTCCCACCGACATCGATTGCCCCACCTGCGGGCGCAAGATGCAGATTCGCATTGCCTCCACCGGTGTGTTCCTCGGCTGCTCGGGCTACAACCTGCCGCCGAAGGAGCGCTGCAAGACCACCATCGACCTGATTCCAGGCGACGAGGTGGTGCCCGCCGACGCAGGCGATGAGGCCGAGACCGATGCGCTGCGGGCACGCCGGCGTAATCCCCGCACCGGCAACGCGATGGACAGCTATCTGATCGATGAGCATCGCAAGCTGCACCTGAGCAACGACGACGACGGCTACTACGAGATCGAGGAAGGGCGATTCAAGCTCAAGGGCTATGAAGGGCCGACGCTCGAATGCGACAAGTGCGGCGCCGAGATGCAGCTGCGCTCGGGGCGTTTCGGCAAGTACTTCGCCTGCACCAACACGGCCTGTGGCAATACCCGCAAACTGCTCAAGAGCGGCGAGCCGGCACCGCCCAAGATGGAGCCGGTGCCGATGCCCGAGCTGCGCTGCCAGAAGGTCGATGACCACTACGTGCTGCGCGACGGTGCCAGCGGCCTGTTCCTGGCCGCGAGCGGTTTTCCCAAGAACCGCGAGACACGTGCGCCGCTGGTCGCCGAGCTGGTGGCGCATCGCGACGAGCTGCCGGAGAAGTATCTTTTCCTGCTCGACGCCCCCAAGGCCGACCCCGATGGCCAGCCGGCGCAGATCCGCTTCTCGCGCAAGACCAAGAGCCAGTACGTGATGAGCGAGGTCGACGGCAAGCCGACCGGCTGGCGCGCGATGTACGAGGACGGGCGCTGGCGGGTAGAGGACAAGCGCAAGGGCTGACGAGGAGGCCGGTGTGGAAGCACGTCGTCGTACCAACCAATTGCTGTATCGCGCCGATTTGCTGTTGGGGCAGCCAGCGGTGGGCGATGTCGAGCAGCAGCTCGTCGATGCCCGCCGGGCGGCGCTGGAGGAGGGGGCGCTGGCGCTGATCGACCTGGCACTCGATGCCTTGGTGGCCGAGCTGCTCCGTCTTCCCACTTGGCCGCAAGGCGGGTGGCGCAGTGGACTGATCCAAGGCGCGGATGACAATGCCGAGCTCTCGCGGCTTTCGGCGGCGCTGCTGTCGCCTGAGGGTGAGCTGAGAGCGCTGGGAGAAAGCCTCGAGGCTTTGCGTGGTTTCGAGGTCAAGGCGCCGGTACGCCCGGGAATGATCGCGGTGGGCAACGCCCAGCGCCCGTCCGTCGAGATGAGCCTCGTACGACTCAAGGCGTTGACCAACGAGCTGCGCGAGAGCGCGCTGGAGTGGTGAGTCTGTCACCCGGTTGACAGCGATGTTAGACTGGTCATAAGCAACGGCCACTGATCGTTTATCCAGTCGGTGGTCGTTTCACGTTTAGACCGAGGTGACTCAATGTCCGATACCGCGATACTGGAAATCGTCGAGCTACCCGATGGAGAAGTCGTACTACGGCCCTCGGAGGGAGACGGCGAGGCGCTGGTCAGCGTGCGCTTTTCCGAGCAGGCCCTCGAACTGCTGCGCGACACCCGCTTCGAAGTGGCGCGTGAGATGATCGATCACGCCATCACCCGCACCAAGCTGTGGGAAGAGGGCGAGGTGATCGAGGAGCAGGGCGATCGGGTGACCATGCACTGACTGTGCGCTGAAAGGCGCTGGGCCGGCGGCCTGGCGGCGACGACCGTTGGAGTGGATGGCGCTCGAATCCTGAACGAACTACGAATCTTGAACGAACTAAAAGGGACGCCTCGGCGTCCCTTTAGACTGCTGACAAAGTATTTGAAGACGCCACGATGGTTTCTAGCCGCCTCTGAGAGCGCGCTGGACGGCAATCGTTTGCACCGGGGTTTGCGACATGGATGTCGCAAAAGGCGCGCCCGGACAGGGACGTCCATGCGCGCCGACCCGAGGGCAAACGATTGATCGGCCAGGGTTTCGCGATCTCGTGGCGGCGCGTCCCCTTTCGGGGGGAGCGCGAGGGGACCGCCCCTCGCATCTAAGCGAGCAAAAGGTGCGTCAGGCCCCAAACGGTTCTCGACTCGCCAGGATCGAGAGCGTCGCTGGGTCAAAAAATGGCCAGTGTCAAGCCCCTTGCATGCCAGTCACAAGGGGCAAAACCACAATTGAGACAGCAGGTTAGCGCTCCATCCGGGTGACTTTGGGACGAGCACCGGCATTCGCTGGGGGCCACATAGGAGCTTCAGGAAAACCAGCTGGATCGTGCTGCATCGTCGAGAATGACGGTTGCACGAGTGGCCTAGCGTTCAATGATAGTGCAAAGCTTCGACACGATCGATAGTGGCTCACGCCAAAGCCCCGAGCATTTGCAGAGGTCGCCGGCATCGCCATGATGATGAAAAAATCTAGCTGGGGACAGAGGACGAGATGGCTACAGCAAGCAATGCGATTCCATGGGGGCCGGTCCGATCTACGCTGACCGAGAAGTTCAGTTTTGGCGACATCAAACAGATCGTCGGATACGGCGATCTGGACATGTCCCGTATCGCGCACCTCGAACAAAAGCCACAGAATGGCGCATCGAAGTCCCAGCTCCTGAGCGAGATCGACAAACAGGTCGGTGCGATGGATGACAAGTGTCGTAACGCTTTTGTCTCCATCTGTTGCGAAGAAATGATGCGCCGCAAGTCCGATGTCATAGAGGAGCTGGATCGGGTCCTTTCGCGCGTGGGCTGGAAGTTCTCCGGTACGTCCCTGGTCCCTGTTGATATTTTCGATATCGCAGAACTGGCCGACATCCCCGAAGCGGCACATGCGGATATCCAGAAAGCGGCGAGCAGGCTGCGCGATGGCGACTTGAGTGGCGCTCTCTCGGCCGCCTGCGGAGCCCTGGATGCCGTTACCAGCGACATTTATGGTCGGTATCGCCTAGGCGATCCCGGAAAGGCATCGTTCCAGGAGCGTATCAAGAAGTCCATCGACGCCTTGGAGGTGAAAGACAGCTTGATGCGGGAACTGGCCGAGATCGGATGGTCTGAATCTGACTACAAACCACTGTCCGCGAACATCGAAGGCTCATTGAATCAAGCAGCGTTCGTGATGCAGAAGCTGCGTTCCGATATGGGCGATGTCCACGGGACGAAGCCCGTCATCACAGCACTGGTGTATGACTCCATCAAATGGTCATCCCTGCTGCTGAGAGTCTTGGCGATCCGTTAGAGGGTGCCCGGGCGCTACACCCTTCCGCGCCACCGTGCCACGGCGAAACCCCCGATCCCCCGCCATGAAGGCTTCCAGCATGTGCGGGATCAGCGTCGCTGCATCGACAGCTTCGCCATAGGTTTGCGCATGGAGCTGTGCATAGCGGTCGAGGTCGGCTTTCAGGCTGGCAGGGCAGGCAAAGGTCAGCTTGACGCTGCTGCTGGACGGCAGCGGCCCCAAGCGCAACTTCTTGGTCGTGCTCATCGTGATGTTCCTCGGTTGAACATGAGCGGCTGGTAGGGGCGAAGCGTCAAATCGCGCGCGACGATGATCCGCACCGGCAGGCCCGGCCGACTGGTCAAGGTCGGCTGGATGTTCATGTTGCGCCGGGTCATCTCCTGGCCGACCTGATTGATACTGTCCTGCGCGCTGTCACGCCCGGCGATGATGATGCGATCGCCGTCCTGCCGGTTCTCCGGCGCGGCCAGTTCGGCACCGACGCCCAATAGCGTCGTCAGCGCCGCCCCGGCGAAGATGCGGCCCCAGTGGTAGTCCACGCCGTCTTCCAGGCCGGCATAGCCAGCCGGGTCGGTGCCGACCAGGTTGTCCAGTGTCAGCGAAGACGTGTCCGGCAGGATGATCCGGTTCCAGACGACTTGAACCCGGCTCTGGCCGTAGCTCACCTGGCTGTTGTAGCGGCCCAGGATGCGCGAACCCTGCGGGATCAGCAGGAAACGCCCAGTGGCCGTGTCATAGACCGGCTCCGTGACCGTGGCGATCACGTCGCCCGGCAAGTCCGACTTGATGCCCGTCACCAGCGCAGCGGCGACCACCGTTCCGGCCATGACCTGATACGGCGAAGCCGGCAGGGTCAGGTTGCCGGAGTTACGGGTTTCCGTAGATGCGCCTTGCAGGAATGCCTCTTTCTGCTCCTGCCGGTTCTGTACGGCGGTCTGATCGGCGGGCTGGGCCGCCGTCGAGGCCGGCCCGGCCGCCATCGGATCGAAGGCCGCATTGGCAGAGAAGCCCGGCGCAGCGGCAACCTGCGACTGTGCCACCGGCGCGGCGCCTTGTGTGCCCGAGCGGAAGAACACGGACGAGGCGGCCGCTTCCTCGGCCTCCTTCAAGCGGGCCAGGCGCTCGGCCTCGGCCGGGTCGTGGCCGGGTGGCGCGTAGCCGACTGCCGGTTGCTGCTGCGCATTGACGATGGCCGGCCCAAGGTCGCCCGGCAGCGGCGGCCCCAGCTCGGGCACGTCGGGGGGCAAGGCGGGCGGCAGTTGGGAATAGTCGGTCGGCAGCCGCTCCAGCCCTTCGGAGCGCGACACGCGATCGACGTTGTACAGCTCGGTGGATTCGCCAGCGCCGCGCCGCTGTGGTTGCAGCGACCACATCAGCGCGCCCAGCACGGCGACCGACAGGCTGCCGGCGAGGATCGCCAGCACGCGCCGGTTCAACCGTGTGACCGGGCGCGGCTGGGCGCGTAGCGTCACCGTTTCCGGGGCCACCTTGTCCGCCTGCGGGATGGCAAGGTCGGGAGTGTCGTCCTGGCTCATGCTCAATTCCTCCGCGCCACGCCGTCGGTGCGCTCGATCCGCACCACGTCGCCCCTGTCCCCGCCCAGGCGCAGCTCGGCCGCGCCGAACAGCCGATCCACGATGTAATACGGCGAACGGAAACGGTAGTTCACCAGTTGTCCGTCACCTTGCGCGCCGATGACGAACAAGGGCGGCAGTTCGCCCTGGGCGATGCCGGCCGGGAACTGGATATAGACCTTCTCGCCGTCATCGAAGGCGCGCAGCGGTTTCCACGACGGATGGCTGCCGCTGATCGCGTAGCGGAAGCGGATGCGCTCCAGCGAAAGCCCGGTATCGACCGGCGCGGCCGTCTGTGCGGCCTGCACCTGGCGCTGCAAGGCCAGCATCCGGTCGCGCGGGTAGTCCCAGGAGACGGATGCCATCCATGCCCGCTCGGTCGAGGTCAGCTCCAGCAGATAGGTGCGGCGATTGGTGGTGATGACCAGATTCGTCTTGAGGCCCGAACGCACGGGCTTGACCAGCACATTGACGCGCAGCTCGCCGCCGCCGCCGCTGGACGTGTCGCCGACGATCCAGCGCACGGTATCGCCGGCGGCCACCGTCACCAGTTCCTCGCCGGGCTGGAGCGAAACCACGGTCACGCGCCCCGGCGCGGCATAGACTTGGTACAGCGCGCCGTCCGTGAACGGCCAGACCTGGATCGCATTGACATAGCCCTCGCGTGTGGGCGCCACCCGCGCCTCCGTGTTGGCCTTGGACACGCGCACGGTTTCGTCGGCCGGTTCCGGTGCAGGCTCGGCGTCCTCGCCATCCGGCAGCGGTTTCAACTGCGCCGGCAGCGCCAACGGCTCGGGCAAGGCGACGACTTCCACCGGCGCCGGCGGCTCGGGGATGAACTGCGCCTCCACCGGCTCGTCAAGGGGGATGACGGGCGGCGGCTTGCCCTGCGTGGCGCAGCCCGCCAGGGCCAGCAGCATCAAAGGGAAAGCGTAAAAACGGACAAGCGATTTCATGGTTTGGCTCCATCGGAAGAATCCAGCTCGCGGCTCCACGACAGACCATTGACGTAGATGCCCAGGGGATTGCGGCGCAGGCGTTCTTCGGTGCGCGGGGTTTGCAGCACGATGGACACCACGGCCGTCCACCGCTCCAGCCCGGCGGCCGCTCCGTTGACGTAGCGGCGTTCCGTCCAGCGCACGTTGAACGACGTGTCGCTGGCGCGCACGACGCTGGTGATCTGCACCGTCACCGTTTCCTTGCCGACGCGGGTGAAGGGGTCGTTGGTGCGGGCGTAGTCGTTGAGCACCGCCGCGCCCTTGTCGGTGCTGTAGTCGTAGGCATCGAGCCAGTTCTGCCGCACCACGATGGGGTCGATGGACAGCGAACGCACCAGCGTCACGAAGCGCGCCAGGTGGTGCGCGATCTGCGCGTCGGCGGGCCGGTACGGCGTGGCGGCCTCGCCCACGGCGCGCACCTGCCCGGCCTGATCGACCTCGATGACATAGGGGGTGACGATGGACTGCGCCGAGCGCCACACCAGGCCGGCGGCCATCAGCAGCGCGAGCACCAGGCAGCCGAAGGCCATCAGTCGCCAGTTCTTCGCCTGCACGCGCGCCGAGCCGATACGGTCGTCCCACACCTGCGCGGCGGCTTGATAGGGAGTGGCAGGCTGCGGCGTGTCGGCGTAGCGCACCTGCGGTCGTTTGAATCGCATGGGTGTTCTCCTTGAAGGTCAGGTGTCGGAATCACGCAGGCTCGGGCCTTGCCCGGAGCCGCCGCCGTTGCCACCGCGCAGCGTGTGGGCGGCGGTGGTGGCGGCATGGGTGATCTGCTGGCGGCGGTGCATCCGCTTGGCCCAGGCGGGTTGCTCCTGCTTCTGCGAGCTGGCGGCACCGTCGGCGGCCTGGCCGGGGCCATCAGTGCCACCAGATGTGGCCCCTGCGCCGCCGTCGGCCTCCGCGCCGTTCCATCCGGCGCGGAAAGGGCCGGCCATCTTCTGCCCAGCAGCGGAAGCGCCGGACGCGGCGCGGCGGCCCGCCGCCTGCGCGCCGGTCTTGGCGACGTTGCC is part of the Halotalea alkalilenta genome and encodes:
- a CDS encoding DUF6586 family protein — encoded protein: MEARRRTNQLLYRADLLLGQPAVGDVEQQLVDARRAALEEGALALIDLALDALVAELLRLPTWPQGGWRSGLIQGADDNAELSRLSAALLSPEGELRALGESLEALRGFEVKAPVRPGMIAVGNAQRPSVEMSLVRLKALTNELRESALEW
- the trbF gene encoding conjugal transfer protein TrbF, translating into MRFKRPQVRYADTPQPATPYQAAAQVWDDRIGSARVQAKNWRLMAFGCLVLALLMAAGLVWRSAQSIVTPYVIEVDQAGQVRAVGEAATPYRPADAQIAHHLARFVTLVRSLSIDPIVVRQNWLDAYDYSTDKGAAVLNDYARTNDPFTRVGKETVTVQITSVVRASDTSFNVRWTERRYVNGAAAGLERWTAVVSIVLQTPRTEERLRRNPLGIYVNGLSWSRELDSSDGAKP
- a CDS encoding TrbI/VirB10 family protein, whose protein sequence is MSQDDTPDLAIPQADKVAPETVTLRAQPRPVTRLNRRVLAILAGSLSVAVLGALMWSLQPQRRGAGESTELYNVDRVSRSEGLERLPTDYSQLPPALPPDVPELGPPLPGDLGPAIVNAQQQPAVGYAPPGHDPAEAERLARLKEAEEAAASSVFFRSGTQGAAPVAQSQVAAAPGFSANAAFDPMAAGPASTAAQPADQTAVQNRQEQKEAFLQGASTETRNSGNLTLPASPYQVMAGTVVAAALVTGIKSDLPGDVIATVTEPVYDTATGRFLLIPQGSRILGRYNSQVSYGQSRVQVVWNRIILPDTSSLTLDNLVGTDPAGYAGLEDGVDYHWGRIFAGAALTTLLGVGAELAAPENRQDGDRIIIAGRDSAQDSINQVGQEMTRRNMNIQPTLTSRPGLPVRIIVARDLTLRPYQPLMFNRGTSR
- the pyk gene encoding pyruvate kinase, with product MSQSQHVPIRRTKIVATLGPASDRPGVLDAMIKAGVDVVRLNFSHGSADDHRKRVDAVRAAAERYARNVAILGDLQGPKIRIARFKDGPVELEDGANFVIDVSLGRDEGDQYQVGCDYKALADDVVPGDVLLLDDGRVVFEVIKVAPPRIECKVQVGGKLSNNKGINKQGGGLSASALTEKDKEDMLTAVALEVDYLAVSFPRSGDDMRLARDLLGDAGRNIGLVAKVERAEAVADDETLDGIILASDAVMVARGDLGVEIGDAQLIGVQKRMIARARTLDRLVITATQMMESMIESPLPTRAEVFDVANAVLDGTDAVMCSAETAAGKFPVETIKAMDRCCLGAERERAAQESKHRIKDTFHRIDETVALSAMYAANHLQGVAVIACLTETGHTPLIASRIRSGLPIVALSSNPSTLRRMALFRGVLPVLFDADSMPSAEVNSRVIDELGKRGLADKGDFVILTRGDHHSAQGGTNVMKIVQVGEKIG
- a CDS encoding DUF2274 domain-containing protein, which translates into the protein MSTTKKLRLGPLPSSSSVKLTFACPASLKADLDRYAQLHAQTYGEAVDAATLIPHMLEAFMAGDRGFRRGTVARKGVAPGHPLTDRQDSQQQG
- the topA gene encoding type I DNA topoisomerase: MGKSLVIVESPAKAKTINKYLGNDFVVKSSVGHIRDLPSGGKGASDPAERARQAATTRKMSAEEKVEYRRQKSREQLVRRMGVDPEHDWRAHYEVLPGKEKVVEELKRLAEKADTVYLATDLDREGEAIAWHLRETIGGDETRYKRVVFNEITKNAIRQAFEAPGTLQMDRVQAQQARRFLDRVVGFMVSPLLWAKVARGLSAGRVQSVAVRLIVDREREIRAFVPEEYWDVHADLAAPTGEAIRFELARKDGEAFRPTSEAETLAAIEGLRKARLAITNREDKPTSSKPGAPYITSTLQQAASGRLGFSVKKTMTLAQRLYEAGYITYMRTDSTNLSNDAIEMARAHIEAQFGERYLPAQPNRYASKDGAQEAHEAIRPTEVKRSAGALEGMERDAERLYELIWRQFVACQMTPAQYLSSTLSVEVDGFELRAKGRVLKFDGYTRVSVPAGRQAEDQALPDLDPGTPLELVQLDPQQHFTKPSPRYTEASLVKELEKRGIGRPSTYASIISTIQERGYVVLENRRFYAETLGEIVTDRLVESFNDLLDYSFTARMEDELDRVAGGERRWIDLLDSFYADFKGQLDHAEGEDGMRPNLPIPTDIDCPTCGRKMQIRIASTGVFLGCSGYNLPPKERCKTTIDLIPGDEVVPADAGDEAETDALRARRRNPRTGNAMDSYLIDEHRKLHLSNDDDGYYEIEEGRFKLKGYEGPTLECDKCGAEMQLRSGRFGKYFACTNTACGNTRKLLKSGEPAPPKMEPVPMPELRCQKVDDHYVLRDGASGLFLAASGFPKNRETRAPLVAELVAHRDELPEKYLFLLDAPKADPDGQPAQIRFSRKTKSQYVMSEVDGKPTGWRAMYEDGRWRVEDKRKG
- the trbG gene encoding P-type conjugative transfer protein TrbG — its product is MKSLVRFYAFPLMLLALAGCATQGKPPPVIPLDEPVEAQFIPEPPAPVEVVALPEPLALPAQLKPLPDGEDAEPAPEPADETVRVSKANTEARVAPTREGYVNAIQVWPFTDGALYQVYAAPGRVTVVSLQPGEELVTVAAGDTVRWIVGDTSSGGGGELRVNVLVKPVRSGLKTNLVITTNRRTYLLELTSTERAWMASVSWDYPRDRMLALQRQVQAAQTAAPVDTGLSLERIRFRYAISGSHPSWKPLRAFDDGEKVYIQFPAGIAQGELPPLFVIGAQGDGQLVNYRFRSPYYIVDRLFGAAELRLGGDRGDVVRIERTDGVARRN